The Magnolia sinica isolate HGM2019 chromosome 3, MsV1, whole genome shotgun sequence genome includes the window catcattgtggggcccatataactttgatctcatttgaaccgttcgtacaactcggagctcgaggcgcgtcggcgctcgtcttggcacgacacgtatctacaccagctatatagttggtgtgtggtacaccagccaatccgcttccctgtttGATAACCAGAATTTAGATGGTCAGGACTGGTATCGTCCATGGTTCCCGTCTGATGGACAATTAACAATGTGTATCGACAGTCATGAACTGCAATTAACCATCTTTCATTTGTTGCTACGAGAAACACGCTATTGATTGGACCTATCTTTGTCTAAATGATTTTGACTGTACATATCAAGAATTGAATTGTCAATATTTGTCCGATTATTGGTGTGATGCTTTTATAGTTGCTGATGAAATGTTCTTTGGAccgaatgaacggtccagatcaatgatttgACAGTCCGAGTGACCGAATGCATGCAACTAAATACAACTCGACTCACAGAGCATCCTTGAGAAAAATAAGGagtattttttttgttaaattccCTATATAATGCTTTCTAACACATGATGGATAACTCGCACCTCCACATACACAGCTAACATGGCCATAGACAAATCCCTGTCTCTTGTTTTGCTTCTTCTATGGGCAATGGTACTTTCTTCTACCATTAATGCTGCTTCTTTCATGGAATCCCAAGCTGAAATGGAAGCTCTACTCAAGTGGAAAGCCAGTCTATTAGAAAGACAAGCACTCAGTTCATGGTCGTTACTCCCCAACGCCAATGCTTCTACCACCCAAGATAGCTCTCCATACAACTGGACCGGAATCTCATGCAACAGTGCTGGAAGAGTAACAGGAATAAGCCTACATGATGCAGGTTTGCAAGGTAAGAttgataacttgagcttctccTCCTTACCAAACCTAGCCCATATCGTTCTCGACCAGAATGCGCTCTTTGGAGCCATCCCTACTCAAATTGGCACTCTTTCTGAACTCGTCACCCTTAAGCTTTCTTCGAATCAgctttctggttcaattcctaaAGAGATAGGGGAGTTGAAGAAGCTGACGATGTTAAACTTGTCCCATAACCAtataacaggttctatcccttcctcATTAGGAAACTTGACCAACATTGTTAACTTATTCATATCTGATAATCAGATATCTGGTTCAATTCCTCAACAAGTAGGAAATCTCAAATTTCTGGATCAGCAAGCCGCAGC containing:
- the LOC131239054 gene encoding probable leucine-rich repeat receptor-like protein kinase At1g35710 codes for the protein MAIDKSLSLVLLLLWAMVLSSTINAASFMESQAEMEALLKWKASLLERQALSSWSLLPNANASTTQDSSPYNWTGISCNSAGRVTGISLHDAGLQGKIDNLSFSSLPNLAHIVLDQNALFGAIPTQIGTLSELVTLKLSSNQLSGSIPKEIGELKKLTMLNLSHNHITGSIPSSLGNLTNIVNLFISDNQISGSIPQQVGNLKFLDQQAAAANLLNGSLPATLGNMINLHFVFLCGNEISGPIPSEIGNLKKLMMFQVCANLLAGSIPSNLGNVTTLESLLLFENHFHGSIPPQIGNLYHFADLRLFENNLTGPIPPSLGN